The stretch of DNA AAACTTGACAGCGATGATTTTGTCTGGGTTGGATACGATGGCTCGGAAATTTTAGCTCGCCGGGCATCGGAGCATTACAATTCTTCCATGGGAAAATTGACGGAAAAAATCAATGGCTGGATCGAAAAACATCCGGAAGCGGAAACAGGAATGATGCTCTGGGGCATCGGTAATCACGGCGGCGGTCCTTCGCGCATTGATCTGGAATCCGTGGAGCGGCTCAAAGGTGAACTTGATGATTGGGAATTGGTTCACGGAACGCCGGAACAATATTTTTCCGAACTGGAGAAGAAAAAAGATTCACTTCCGCGGCGCGAAGCTGATTTGAATCCGTGGGCTGTCGGTTGTTACACATCCATGTCGCTGGTGAAAAAATTTCATCGCCGACTGGAAAATTTCTACTTTCAGACGGAAAAAATGGTCGCTCATGCGCATTTGCTCGGATTGATGAATTATCCGAAAAATGAATTGCGAGAAGCTCTGGAAGATTTGCTGTTCTGTCAGTTTCACGATATACTTCCGGGTTCAGCCATCAAAGCTAACGAAGATTTTGCTTTGCAAAAAATGAATCACGGCATTGAGATTCTGGATCGTTTGCGTTCGCAAGCCATGTTCAGAATGATCGCCGGTTTCGCACCGGCGCAGGAAGATGAATTTCCGATTTTTGTTTACAATCCTTTCCCGTATGATGTGACTGAAACCGTGGAAATAGAATTTCAGCCGCCGGAGCCCAATTTTGACTGGCAGGTGGAATTAACGCCGGAGATTTTTGATGAGAACGGCGACCGGGTAATTTTTCAGGTTGAAAAAGAGCGCAGCAATATTCAGGTGGATCATCGCAAACACGTTGTGTTTCGCGCATTGCTCAAGGCGTCTTCGGTGACGCGGTTCACCTGTTTCTTGCGAAAGAAAACGCACGCCTCGCCGAAATTTAAGATTCAACTGGGCACCCAGCAAAAAATTAACGTTCCGACCGAGAGAGGTGAGGTTGTGATAAATTGCGCCACTGGTTTGCTGGAAAAATA from Calditrichota bacterium encodes:
- a CDS encoding alpha-mannosidase, with protein sequence MTKKKLILVCNAHLDPVWLWEWEEGLAETLSTFRIAAKFCEEFEGFVFCHNESLLYQWTEIYEPALFERIRKLVADGKWHIMGGWYVQPDCNMPAGESFVRQILQGKNYFKEKFGVEPKTAINFDPFGHTRGLVQILKKSGYNSYLFCRPDVNALKLDSDDFVWVGYDGSEILARRASEHYNSSMGKLTEKINGWIEKHPEAETGMMLWGIGNHGGGPSRIDLESVERLKGELDDWELVHGTPEQYFSELEKKKDSLPRREADLNPWAVGCYTSMSLVKKFHRRLENFYFQTEKMVAHAHLLGLMNYPKNELREALEDLLFCQFHDILPGSAIKANEDFALQKMNHGIEILDRLRSQAMFRMIAGFAPAQEDEFPIFVYNPFPYDVTETVEIEFQPPEPNFDWQVELTPEIFDENGDRVIFQVEKERSNIQVDHRKHVVFRALLKASSVTRFTCFLRKKTHASPKFKIQLGTQQKINVPTERGEVVINCATGLLEKYNFDGADYLKKGAGKLLLVSDYPDPWGMVVTSFRNVEEEFQLMTAEESADFAGISDRKLAPVRIIENGEIRTVVEALFKCRSSQVAARYFIDKKTGEVEIRLHVFWLEKDKMLKLAFPTNFSDGACWGQVAYGREKFVQNGEELVAQKWVAVTSADE